A window from Solanum stenotomum isolate F172 chromosome 5, ASM1918654v1, whole genome shotgun sequence encodes these proteins:
- the LOC125865593 gene encoding uncharacterized protein LOC125865593, with product MGKGEEEQPIPSTALDAQSTNQNAEDRCCCRFKGLVSFKCVFVLMLGLGVLISAVFLLPFFKKGDLGDLDLDNKYKGHDIVASFMLEKPVSFVNDNILQLADDIFDEISVSHTKVEIISLGNISGTNITEVIFAVDSEVNNGRVSLTALSLVRSEFEAVITGQSALHLTATLFGDPFSFDVLKFRGGITVSPKQSGFLMQQFQMLFNFTLNFSIDEIQDNFHELKSQLKSGLHLSSYENLYMSLTNTRGSTVDPPTIVQCKVLFAVGLNPSSSRLKQLAQTIGSHSENLGLNNTVFGRVKQVSLSSDLPHSRGGDGGSPSPSPAPLPHHHHHYHHRTNFAPAISPAPKVGKGGSISRQVSPISAPKPASATVLPPSPAPAQHKGHEAQPPCHFGRFPRKENSHSHIAPARAPVPAPHNTPSRHQQVHAPTPTPHEITASSPLPYVVYAHVHPPSRSNSVAQPPNRFTSASSPLPSSSPEGILSSKFWAFPLFLLVLLP from the exons ATGGGGAAAGGAGAGGAAGAACAGCCAATACCTAGTACTGCATTGGATGCACAAAGTACAAACCAAAATGCAGAGGataggtgttgttgtaggttcaAAGGGTTGGTGAGTTTTAAATGTGTATTTGTATTGATGCTTGGCTTGGGAGTCTTGATTTCTGCTGTTTTCTTGTTGCCATTCTTCAAGAAGGGAGATCTGGGGGATCTGGATCTTGACAACAAGTATAAAG GTCATGATATAGTTGCCAGTTTCATGCTTGAGAAGCCAGTTTCGTTTGTCAATGATAACATTTTGCAACTTGCAGATGatatatttgatgaaataaGTGTTTCCCATACTAAA GTGGAAATAATATCATTAGGAAATATATCTGGAACGAACATCACAGAGGTCATCTTTGCAGTTGACTctgaagtgaataatgggaggGTCTCTCTAACTGCTCTGAGTTTAGTCCGGTCGGAATTTGAAGCTGTAATTACTGGCCAATCAGCTCTGCACTTGACAGCAACTTTGTTTGGCGATCCTTTTTCCTTTGATGTGCTGAAATTCAGAGGTGGGATTACAGTGAGCCCCAAACAGAGTGGATTCCTCATGCAGCAATTCCAGATGCTTTTCAACTTCACGTTGAACTTTTCAATTGATGAAATTCAAGATAATTTTCATGAACTAAAAAGCCAGCTCAAATCTGGATTACATCTTTCATCATATGAG AACTTGTATATGAGTTTGACTAATACAAGAGGGTCGACAGTGGATCCTCCCACTATTGTTCAGTGTAAAGTCCTTTTTGCAGTTGGGTTAAATCCCTCCAGTTCAAGGTTGAAGCAGTTGGCTCAGACAATTGGTTCTCATTCTGAAAACCTTGGCCTCAATAACACCGTATTTGGAAGGGTTAAACAAGTTAGCCTGTCCTCTGATTTACCGCATTCTCGAGGTGGTGATGGGGGTAGCCCCTCACCTTCTCCAGCTCCACTACCTCACCATCACCACCACTACCATCATCGTACAAACTTTGCTCCTGCAATATCACCTGCTCCAAAGGTTGGGAAAGGTGGATCTATTAGCAGGCAAGTTTCACCTATATCCGCACCAAAGCCAGCATCTGCAACAGTACTTCCGCCTTCCCCTGCACCTGCACAACACAAGGGACATGAGGCCCAGCCTCCTTGTCATTTTGGGAGATTTCCAAGGAAGGAGAATAGTCACTCGCATATAGCTCCTGCTCGAGCACCAGTCCCTGCACCTCATAATACTCCCTCGCGGCACCAGCAAGTACACGCTCCAACTCCTACTCCACATGAAATCACTGCATCAAGTCCATTGCCCTATGTAGTATATGCTCATGTTCATCCTCCTTCAAGGAGTAATTCTGTTGCACAGCCTCCTAACAGATTTACGTCAGCTTCATCACCCTTGCCATCTTCAT CTCCTGAAGGAATTCTTTCATCAAAATTCTGGGCTTTCCCACTGTTCCTACTTGTACTACTTCCATAG
- the LOC125865087 gene encoding calmodulin-binding protein 25-like — protein sequence MASSDNLMTMEPWAFRSAFADSWFSDVFTRETETLTKVLQKSAFPEPETKPVQTSTGSGRTNSGGSENETTGFSNRRSKVGVNGKITKRKSRALRRNTTTYITADVDNFREMVQQVTGVSFGGGGDGQLPVAHVLKPEPQRVVNRLQPGCFLPTLDTSAFLLDHVTQQSMEPMLAQPQTAADVVVDGGSCGFDFSSFSAFPTLESFMENSNVV from the coding sequence ATGGCTTCTTCTGACAATTTAATGACCATGGAGCCATGGGCTTTCCGTTCTGCTTTTGCTGATTCTTGGTTTTCCGACGTATTCACCAGAGAAACTGAAACATTAACCAAAGTCCTCCAAAAATCTGCCTTTCCTGAGCCAGAAACTAAACCGGTTCAGACTTCAACCGGGTCCGGTCGAACCAATTCCGGTGGGTCAGAGAATGAGACGACCGGTTTTTCGAACCGGAGGAGCAAAGTCGGAGTGAACGGGAAGATAACTAAGAGGAAGTCACGTGCTTTAAGGCGTAATACGACCACGTATATAACTGCTGACGTGGATAATTTCCGGGAAATGGTGCAGCAGGTGACCGGCGTTAGCTTCGGCGGCGGGGGCGACGGACAGCTGCCGGTTGCTCATGTTCTGAAACCTGAACCTCAGCGTGTTGTTAACCGGCTACAGCCTGGTTGCTTTTTGCCAACTCTTGACACGTCAGCTTTTTTGTTGGACCACGTCACTCAACAATCAATGGAACCTATGCTGGCACAGCCGCAGACGGCGGCGGATGTGGTGGTTGATGGCGGCTCATGTGGATTTGATTTTAGCTCTTTTTCTGCCTTTCCTACCCTTGAGTCCTTCATGGAAAACAGCAATGTAGTTTAA
- the LOC125865795 gene encoding nascent polypeptide-associated complex subunit alpha-like protein yields MTAQSPEEILAAHLEQQKIESEEPIIEDEDDDDLDDDDEDEDDVEGGSGRSKQSRSEKKSRKAMIKLGMKPIPMVSRVTVKKSKNILFVISKPDVFKSPASDTYVIFGEAKIEDLSSQLQSQAAEQFKAPNLSNVISKPEPSTVAQDDEDVDETGVEPKDIELVMTQADVSRAKAVKALKAANGDIVSAIMELTN; encoded by the exons ATGACTGCTCAATCTCCAGAAGAAATCCTAGCCGCTCATCTCGAACAACAGAAGATTGAA TCCGAGGAGCCAATTATTGAGGACGAAGACGATGACGATTTAGATGAcgatgatgaagatgaagatgatgtTGAAG GGGGTAGTGGTAGGTCAAAACAGAGCAGGAGCGAGAAGAAGAGTCGAAAAGCTATGATCAAGCTCGGAATGAAGCCAATCCCCATGGTCAGCCGTGTCACTGTCAAAAAGAGCAAGAAT ATTCTATTTGTCATCTCGAAACCAGATGTTTTCAAGAGCCCTGCATCAGACACATATGTTATATTTGGTGAGGCAAAGATTGAGGACTTGAGCTCTCAATTGCAGTCTCAAGCTGCTGAGCAGTTCAAGGCTCCTAATTTGAGCAATGTGATATCAAAACCAGAACCATCAACGGTGGCTCAGGACGATGAGGATGTAGATGAGACTGGTGTAGAACCCAAGGATATCGAGCTGGTAATGACTCAAGCTGATGTTTCCAGAGCAAAAGCTGTCAAAGCTCTCAAGGCTGCAAATGGTGATATTGTCTCTGCCATTATGGAGCTTACAAACTAG